A single window of Candidatus Nezhaarchaeales archaeon DNA harbors:
- a CDS encoding sodium ion-translocating decarboxylase subunit beta produces the protein MLPFPAGNLVMIGVGCLLIYLAVVKRYEPLLLLPIGFGAILVNVPYAELMKPGEGILWHIYNLGIVTELFPCLIFIGVGAMCDFGPLLERPWLLLLAVPSQMCIFITLIFALLVGFKPLEAASIGIIGAMDGPTAIYVTSKHAPHMLGAVAVCAYSYIASIPILQVPISKALTTRKERLVRMRYEPRSYPKVIRILFPVVVTLITGIVAPMGTPLMGSLMLGNFMKESGVVERLRKTSENELNNIVTLLLGITIGGTMRAEEFLTIQTLLVFALGVVAFVLALTLGILSAKLAYLLTRGKINPLIGATAISAFPMAARTAHLIARREDPDNWLLMHAIACNTGGQIASVVAGGVILTYAPLLLGSP, from the coding sequence ATGTTACCTTTCCCTGCTGGAAACCTAGTAATGATCGGGGTGGGCTGCCTACTTATCTATCTTGCAGTAGTAAAACGCTACGAACCCCTTCTATTATTACCAATAGGTTTCGGGGCTATCTTAGTTAACGTACCCTACGCGGAACTAATGAAGCCGGGGGAAGGCATCCTTTGGCATATTTACAACTTGGGCATTGTAACGGAGCTATTCCCATGCTTAATCTTCATAGGGGTAGGCGCCATGTGCGACTTCGGTCCCCTCCTAGAACGCCCTTGGCTCCTATTACTCGCCGTACCATCACAGATGTGTATTTTCATCACGCTCATCTTCGCCCTACTAGTAGGGTTTAAACCGCTTGAGGCGGCCTCCATAGGGATAATCGGGGCCATGGACGGGCCGACGGCCATCTACGTTACGTCGAAGCACGCTCCACACATGCTTGGAGCAGTCGCTGTATGCGCATACTCCTACATAGCGTCCATTCCGATCCTTCAAGTCCCAATATCTAAAGCGCTTACCACCCGTAAGGAGAGACTGGTTAGAATGAGGTATGAGCCAAGATCTTACCCTAAAGTTATCCGCATACTCTTCCCGGTAGTGGTAACTTTAATAACAGGTATCGTAGCGCCGATGGGAACCCCGTTGATGGGTAGCTTAATGCTAGGGAACTTCATGAAGGAAAGCGGGGTAGTGGAAAGGTTGAGGAAGACGTCGGAAAACGAGTTAAACAACATCGTAACCCTGCTTTTAGGGATCACCATAGGCGGGACTATGAGGGCTGAGGAATTCTTAACGATACAAACCTTACTCGTATTTGCATTAGGCGTAGTAGCCTTCGTTTTAGCATTAACCCTCGGCATTCTATCCGCTAAGTTAGCATACCTCCTTACGAGGGGGAAGATAAACCCTTTAATCGGAGCTACAGCGATATCCGCATTTCCCATGGCGGCGAGGACGGCACACCTAATAGCTAGACGCGAAGACCCTGACAACTGGCTATTAATGCACGCGATAGCATGCAACACTGGGGGCCAAATAGCCTCCGTAGTAGCGGGGGGAGTAATCCTAACCTATGCCCCACTCCTCTTAGGCTCCCCATAA
- a CDS encoding LUD domain-containing protein, producing MVKVDFEGYFNRLIDLSADQFQYQAIVRAVKHYTDRKAKSLQTFKVEEWAEELKGIRRAALDKMDVYISQAIKAMKEQGMNVYLAKDGDEANRLILKMIGDEKEIVKVKSLTSEEIELNEFLEEHGIKAWETDVGAIVLQLLKWKPSHPTGVSITVPRQRAAEAYSKLAGRELPPEPRELVRFAKEFVRRKAMEARVGFSGANAIAADTGLIYILTNEANDRLVTTLPDKHIVLAGIEKVMPDRYTCELYAKVIPVYATGGATVTFMSTIGLSRSNDIERVLVTPASGPSEIDVILLDNGRSDMLVDPDFREAFTCIKCGGCLYTCPVWNVVGGYYGEHGPYMGGFGTPWTLFTRGLEATATQAFTCTLCGRCKDVCPMGIDIPRMVLKVREKLARKDIIPPQLKALMGNVLTYKSAYKPATA from the coding sequence GTGGTTAAAGTTGACTTCGAGGGGTACTTTAACCGTTTAATCGACTTATCAGCCGACCAGTTCCAGTATCAAGCCATAGTGCGAGCCGTTAAACACTACACGGATAGGAAGGCTAAGTCCCTTCAAACGTTTAAAGTTGAGGAGTGGGCTGAGGAGTTAAAGGGTATTCGTAGGGCTGCCCTCGATAAGATGGATGTGTATATATCGCAGGCTATTAAGGCCATGAAGGAGCAGGGTATGAACGTTTACCTCGCCAAGGACGGCGATGAAGCTAATCGATTAATCCTCAAGATGATAGGCGATGAGAAGGAAATAGTTAAAGTAAAAAGCTTAACAAGCGAAGAAATAGAGCTTAACGAGTTCTTGGAGGAACACGGGATTAAGGCTTGGGAAACCGATGTAGGCGCCATAGTGCTTCAACTACTTAAATGGAAGCCATCACATCCGACAGGGGTCTCCATAACGGTTCCACGTCAAAGAGCCGCTGAAGCGTACTCAAAGCTAGCTGGTAGAGAGCTACCGCCTGAACCTAGGGAGCTAGTTAGGTTCGCTAAAGAGTTCGTTAGGAGGAAGGCTATGGAGGCCCGGGTAGGATTTTCAGGGGCTAACGCTATCGCCGCGGATACGGGGTTAATCTACATATTAACGAATGAAGCTAACGATAGGTTAGTTACTACGCTACCCGATAAGCATATAGTGTTAGCAGGTATTGAAAAGGTAATGCCGGATAGGTATACCTGTGAGCTCTACGCTAAAGTAATACCCGTATACGCTACTGGCGGTGCCACCGTTACCTTCATGAGCACCATAGGCTTAAGCCGCTCAAACGACATAGAGCGAGTACTAGTAACGCCGGCCTCAGGTCCGTCTGAAATAGACGTAATCCTACTCGATAACGGTAGAAGCGATATGCTAGTGGACCCAGACTTCCGGGAGGCGTTCACATGCATTAAGTGCGGAGGATGCCTCTACACGTGCCCAGTATGGAACGTGGTTGGAGGCTACTACGGTGAGCATGGGCCCTATATGGGAGGCTTCGGTACACCTTGGACCCTCTTCACGAGAGGATTAGAAGCAACAGCAACACAGGCGTTCACCTGTACGCTTTGCGGTAGATGTAAAGATGTATGCCCCATGGGTATAGACATACCGAGGATGGTGTTAAAGGTTAGGGAGAAGCTAGCTAGGAAGGACATCATACCGCCGCAGCTTAAGGCCTTAATGGGCAACGTCCTAACGTATAAGTCAGCCTATAAGCCAGCTACAGCCTAG
- a CDS encoding CoA-binding protein → MAIIIDEKTTVLVQGITGRTGEFATRLMVEYGTKVVAGVTPGRGGEQVWGVPVYNTVKEAIEEHGPMDMSATFVPAPLVKNAALEALDAGIKTLVMPVERVPLHDILEIIARAKEKNARVIGPGTLGIISPGKALCGWIGGAKEVAEEAFKPGHVGVISRSGGQTSTVSWTICREGLGISTAVHTGTEVVVGTTAAEYLELFEKDPETDLVVMFGEIGGVMESEAAEVIKEGRFTKPLVVYIAGRSLPSGIRFSHASAFIQRGRDTAESKERLLKEAGAYVVNSPLELALTSAKILKR, encoded by the coding sequence ATGGCGATAATCATAGACGAGAAAACCACGGTACTCGTGCAAGGTATAACCGGTAGAACGGGTGAATTCGCCACTAGACTTATGGTTGAATACGGCACGAAGGTCGTCGCTGGGGTAACTCCGGGCCGGGGAGGCGAGCAGGTTTGGGGCGTACCAGTATACAACACGGTTAAGGAAGCTATCGAGGAGCACGGACCCATGGATATGAGTGCAACCTTCGTTCCAGCCCCATTAGTTAAGAACGCCGCCCTAGAAGCCTTAGACGCCGGAATAAAGACATTAGTTATGCCAGTCGAACGGGTTCCGTTGCACGACATCTTGGAGATCATCGCTAGAGCGAAGGAGAAGAACGCTAGGGTAATCGGTCCAGGGACGCTGGGGATCATTAGTCCCGGGAAGGCTTTATGCGGTTGGATCGGAGGGGCGAAGGAAGTCGCGGAGGAGGCGTTTAAGCCCGGTCATGTAGGTGTAATATCTAGAAGCGGAGGTCAAACGAGCACAGTCTCATGGACTATATGTAGGGAGGGGTTAGGAATAAGTACCGCTGTTCATACGGGTACGGAGGTGGTCGTAGGTACGACCGCCGCTGAATACCTAGAGCTTTTCGAGAAGGACCCTGAAACGGACCTCGTCGTGATGTTTGGGGAGATCGGCGGGGTTATGGAGAGCGAAGCCGCTGAGGTAATTAAGGAGGGTAGGTTTACGAAGCCCCTCGTAGTCTACATAGCTGGAAGGTCTCTACCCAGCGGTATCAGGTTTTCACACGCGAGCGCATTTATTCAACGGGGAAGGGATACGGCGGAAAGTAAGGAGAGGCTTCTTAAAGAGGCTGGAGCCTACGTGGTTAATAGCCCACTCGAACTAGCCTTA
- a CDS encoding aspartate aminotransferase family protein, which translates to MSDKSKELFEEAKKFLPGGVTYSLRFFEPYPIYIRRAKGSRLWDVNGNEYLDFWMSHGAVVVGHNYEPIMKAVKEQLEYGIHLGWCNEWEVKWAKAICSWFNTDMARPTNSGTEANMYAVRLARAYTKKVKIGKFEGGWHGGYDALHKGVSYPYDKLASLGLVEDAMKDTVLLPFNDLEGVRRIIKGLDLAAIIVEPVIGVAGNIPANREFLKGLREICYEKDALLIFDEVITGFRFYKGAQHYYGVKPDITTTGKAVGGQYFPGAGAFCGRADVMELLDQIKRPYFWERVFHGGTYTGNTLTMRAGYTLIEELERNRESIYNHLEELGNLMKEGLEEVFSKNNFEAYVTGLGSLLGIHFTKERPINGLTAERTKNSVIAEKLFHYMINNGVLYQTPVKPYIFLSTAHTKEDVERFLTLMNGFIKNL; encoded by the coding sequence ATGAGCGATAAGTCTAAAGAACTCTTTGAAGAAGCTAAGAAGTTCTTACCCGGCGGCGTCACATACTCTTTAAGGTTTTTCGAGCCCTACCCAATTTATATTAGAAGAGCGAAGGGCAGTAGGCTATGGGATGTGAACGGTAATGAGTACCTCGATTTTTGGATGTCTCACGGAGCCGTCGTGGTCGGCCATAACTATGAGCCTATAATGAAAGCAGTCAAAGAACAATTAGAGTACGGAATACACCTAGGCTGGTGTAATGAGTGGGAGGTTAAATGGGCTAAGGCTATATGCAGCTGGTTTAATACCGACATGGCGAGGCCGACGAATAGTGGTACCGAGGCTAACATGTACGCGGTAAGGCTCGCTAGAGCCTATACTAAAAAGGTAAAGATAGGTAAGTTTGAAGGGGGATGGCATGGAGGTTACGACGCGCTACATAAAGGCGTTTCATATCCATACGATAAATTGGCATCGTTAGGGTTAGTAGAGGACGCGATGAAGGATACAGTACTACTGCCGTTCAACGATTTAGAGGGGGTTAGGAGGATAATTAAGGGTTTGGATTTAGCGGCTATAATCGTTGAGCCGGTCATAGGAGTGGCTGGCAACATCCCAGCTAATAGGGAGTTTCTAAAGGGCCTTAGGGAGATATGCTACGAAAAGGATGCGTTACTAATATTTGATGAAGTTATAACAGGATTCCGCTTCTATAAGGGCGCTCAGCATTATTACGGCGTAAAACCAGATATTACAACTACCGGTAAAGCAGTTGGAGGACAATACTTCCCAGGTGCAGGCGCGTTTTGCGGTAGGGCCGACGTAATGGAACTACTGGATCAAATTAAAAGACCCTACTTCTGGGAAAGGGTTTTCCATGGAGGAACGTACACGGGGAATACATTAACAATGAGGGCTGGATATACTTTAATAGAGGAGCTTGAAAGAAACCGCGAATCAATATATAACCACCTAGAAGAACTGGGTAATTTGATGAAGGAAGGTTTAGAGGAAGTTTTTTCCAAAAACAACTTCGAAGCATACGTAACCGGTTTAGGTTCTTTACTCGGCATCCACTTTACGAAGGAGAGGCCGATAAACGGGTTAACGGCTGAAAGAACAAAGAATAGCGTAATCGCTGAAAAGCTATTCCACTACATGATAAATAACGGGGTACTTTATCAGACGCCAGTAAAACCCTACATATTCCTTTCAACGGCGCATACCAAGGAAGACGTAGAAAGATTTTTAACGCTTATGAACGGCTTCATAAAAAACCTGTAG
- a CDS encoding biotin/lipoyl-containing protein, translated as MKRRFKVSIEGKTFMVEVEEVGIAPSTPVSEVLRPSVTPIIERRELKIEPKTPMMEATGGEGVVRAPIPGTITSIKCKVGDKVKVGDVLLVLEAMKMENEIYAPKPGVVKRIAVSEGQSVKSDDVLVVIG; from the coding sequence GTGAAAAGGAGGTTTAAGGTCAGCATTGAGGGGAAAACCTTCATGGTTGAGGTGGAAGAGGTTGGAATAGCGCCGTCAACTCCTGTTTCTGAGGTGCTGAGGCCATCGGTCACGCCAATAATCGAGAGAAGGGAACTTAAAATTGAGCCTAAAACCCCGATGATGGAGGCTACAGGTGGAGAAGGCGTAGTAAGGGCTCCTATCCCAGGGACGATTACATCGATAAAGTGTAAGGTGGGCGATAAAGTTAAGGTTGGCGATGTACTTCTGGTCTTGGAGGCTATGAAGATGGAGAATGAGATATACGCTCCTAAACCCGGCGTCGTTAAGAGGATAGCGGTTTCGGAGGGGCAAAGCGTAAAGAGTGACGATGTTTTAGTCGTAATAGGTTGA
- a CDS encoding (Fe-S)-binding protein, translating to MKALYWAGCTLRYRFPDLVEDHVKLLEKIGYEVVKLSDEGCCGDPLLLIGSLDEAERVIHDTSEQIAKANVDLLITGCAGCYHAFKKYREFEARLPPFKHITQALAESLSKFSFAEPKEKVTYHDPCELGRLSGEFEAPRKVLQAASTLIEPLTSGREALCCGGGGGLWAVAPELSIRMAEVRLERDIEPLGVSKLITACPTCLLNLGIAAERRLDVTKRPIEVVELGRYILSRLR from the coding sequence TTGAAGGCGCTTTATTGGGCTGGTTGCACGCTTAGGTATAGGTTCCCAGACCTCGTCGAGGATCACGTAAAGCTTTTAGAGAAAATCGGTTACGAGGTGGTTAAGCTAAGCGATGAAGGATGTTGCGGAGACCCCCTACTCCTAATCGGGAGCCTCGATGAGGCTGAAAGGGTAATTCACGATACCTCTGAACAAATAGCTAAAGCGAACGTAGACCTCTTAATCACTGGATGTGCTGGCTGCTATCACGCCTTTAAGAAGTACAGGGAGTTTGAAGCCCGGCTTCCACCATTCAAGCATATAACGCAAGCCTTAGCTGAATCCTTGAGTAAGTTTAGCTTCGCCGAGCCGAAGGAAAAGGTTACGTATCATGACCCCTGCGAGCTTGGAAGACTGAGCGGCGAGTTTGAAGCACCCAGAAAGGTTCTTCAAGCTGCTTCAACCCTTATTGAACCGTTAACATCCGGCCGTGAAGCTCTTTGCTGCGGTGGTGGGGGAGGCTTATGGGCTGTAGCCCCTGAACTTAGCATTAGGATGGCTGAAGTAAGGCTTGAAAGAGACATTGAGCCATTAGGCGTCTCAAAACTAATTACAGCTTGCCCCACTTGCCTATTAAACCTAGGTATAGCGGCTGAACGTCGATTAGACGTAACCAAACGGCCCATCGAAGTAGTGGAGCTCGGCCGCTATATACTCTCAAGGTTGAGGTGA
- the sdhB gene encoding succinate dehydrogenase iron-sulfur subunit — protein MVKIVEFRVKRFNPEKGETYESTYRVPVRRGMTILDALMYIKENIDETLTFRYSCRMGICGSCSVMVNGKPMLACYTQILDLGADVLTIEPLANLTVIKDLVVDVKPFLDKVLEVKPYIIRSEEELRRPEEFIQGVEELKRYWDFSLCIKCSVCYAACPASIDNAFLGPSALSTNYRFIVDTRDAGLNERLKKASESVWLCTSCNSCTLTCPKNVDSALSIVEEKRLLVEEGRISKRVIDVLTSSFKYHNPLGMPRAKRLDWAKGLNVKEAVSVGRCDTLLFMCCLPSYDARLQEVAKAAASLLAVIGVDYVVLGSEEEWCCGDHILRMGERGLFEELAAHNASSFRRYGVSRIITVSPHCYYAFKNEKPYTDVKATVQHYTEVLGEALDKGRLRFSKAMSKRVMYHDPCFLGKRSKVYEAPRKILEAIPGLKLVEARRNKENSFCCGGGAGRIWIEEAPYDKRPCVNRVKEAVELDVDVIATSCPFCISTLEDAVKVLEVEGKIAVRDILEIVKETL, from the coding sequence ATGGTTAAAATCGTCGAATTCCGGGTTAAACGATTCAACCCGGAGAAGGGTGAAACCTATGAGTCTACGTATAGGGTGCCGGTTCGAAGGGGTATGACGATCCTTGACGCCCTAATGTACATTAAGGAGAACATCGACGAAACATTAACCTTTAGGTATTCCTGTAGGATGGGGATATGTGGTAGTTGTAGCGTAATGGTTAACGGTAAACCTATGCTGGCCTGTTATACTCAAATATTGGATTTAGGGGCTGACGTATTAACTATTGAGCCGCTCGCCAACCTTACGGTGATCAAGGACTTAGTGGTTGACGTAAAGCCGTTCCTGGATAAGGTGCTCGAGGTAAAGCCTTATATTATTAGGTCTGAGGAGGAGTTAAGGAGGCCTGAAGAGTTTATTCAGGGCGTTGAGGAGCTTAAGAGGTACTGGGACTTCTCCTTATGCATTAAGTGCTCTGTTTGCTACGCTGCATGTCCAGCCTCCATTGATAACGCGTTCCTAGGTCCATCGGCCCTATCCACCAATTACAGGTTCATTGTTGATACGCGTGACGCCGGTTTAAACGAACGGCTTAAGAAGGCTTCTGAAAGCGTTTGGCTATGCACCTCATGCAACTCGTGCACGTTAACCTGCCCTAAGAACGTTGATAGCGCCCTTTCAATTGTCGAGGAGAAGAGATTACTGGTTGAAGAGGGGCGGATATCGAAGAGAGTTATCGACGTATTGACGAGCTCCTTTAAATATCATAACCCGCTCGGTATGCCTAGGGCTAAGAGGCTTGATTGGGCTAAGGGCTTAAACGTTAAGGAGGCCGTAAGCGTAGGTAGATGTGATACGCTTCTCTTCATGTGCTGTCTACCATCCTACGACGCTAGGCTTCAAGAGGTAGCGAAGGCAGCCGCGTCACTACTCGCAGTAATAGGAGTAGACTACGTAGTGCTTGGAAGCGAGGAGGAATGGTGTTGTGGGGATCACATTTTAAGGATGGGTGAAAGGGGTCTTTTCGAGGAGTTAGCGGCTCATAATGCGTCCAGCTTTAGGAGGTATGGCGTAAGTAGGATTATAACCGTTTCACCGCATTGCTACTACGCGTTTAAGAATGAGAAGCCTTACACGGACGTTAAAGCTACGGTTCAACACTATACCGAGGTTTTAGGAGAGGCCTTGGATAAGGGTAGGCTTAGGTTTTCAAAGGCTATGAGTAAGCGGGTAATGTACCACGATCCATGCTTTCTAGGTAAGCGTAGCAAAGTTTACGAGGCGCCCCGGAAAATCCTTGAAGCAATACCAGGGTTAAAACTCGTTGAGGCTAGAAGGAATAAGGAGAATAGCTTCTGCTGTGGCGGGGGAGCTGGACGTATATGGATTGAGGAAGCCCCCTACGATAAACGGCCCTGCGTAAACAGGGTTAAAGAGGCAGTGGAGTTAGACGTCGACGTTATAGCTACGTCTTGCCCATTCTGCATAAGCACCTTAGAGGACGCCGTAAAAGTATTGGAGGTTGAAGGGAAAATAGCGGTAAGAGACATCCTAGAAATAGTTAAGGAGACATTATAG
- a CDS encoding ATP-grasp domain-containing protein yields the protein MVRLYEYQGKNLLKSVGIPVPEGDIVTTPYEAVKVAEKIGKPVVIKAQILTTGRFKAGGIKFANTPLEAEGVARELLGKEIKGLKVEKLLAEEKLNVEKEFFLSIIVNDSYKVKGPTILFSTEGGVDVEEVMEKHPEKISSVNVNYLHGFQPSDAQKLVLKLIESPNVVASISDIARKLYDVFTKNDASTVEVNPLVLTRDGRIIAADCRITIDDNSTFRHPEFKVELPRDMARPPTELEKIAWKVEEEDYRGTCYFVQLNPNIHEVEKGGYIAFHGIGGGASMLAADALMRRGLKLATYADTSGNPAASKVYRAIKILLSIPGLEGYCLAGAVLANQEQWYHAYALVKALREEARLRPGFPALILIAGNKERETHRIIREGLKDVPLRWELYGRDNIYNMDFLADRMITLIKDYKRKQETSPPKEYEGKQGPLGEHLSFTSQTGKVTISLARCIAPKCGFACIKADRWYGRACLKIEGGKPALTGSPEQLKRLCNECLACEVECELYGGKAITIELPLHGLDEFRRKYRVPV from the coding sequence ATGGTCAGGCTGTATGAGTATCAAGGGAAGAATCTGCTTAAAAGCGTTGGTATCCCCGTTCCGGAGGGCGACATAGTAACCACACCGTACGAAGCCGTAAAGGTGGCTGAAAAAATAGGTAAACCGGTCGTGATTAAGGCGCAAATATTAACTACAGGTCGGTTTAAAGCCGGCGGGATAAAGTTTGCGAACACACCTTTAGAGGCTGAAGGTGTAGCGCGCGAACTACTAGGGAAGGAGATTAAGGGTTTAAAGGTGGAAAAGCTTTTAGCAGAAGAGAAGCTCAACGTGGAGAAAGAGTTCTTTTTAAGCATAATCGTTAACGACTCCTACAAGGTTAAGGGTCCAACCATCCTCTTCAGTACTGAAGGAGGCGTAGACGTAGAGGAGGTAATGGAGAAGCATCCGGAGAAAATATCATCGGTGAACGTAAACTACCTTCACGGGTTTCAACCCTCTGACGCGCAGAAGCTCGTATTAAAGCTTATAGAATCCCCGAACGTGGTGGCCTCGATAAGCGATATCGCTCGTAAGCTTTACGATGTTTTTACGAAAAACGACGCTAGTACGGTTGAAGTAAACCCGCTCGTTTTAACGAGGGATGGAAGGATCATTGCGGCGGACTGCCGAATAACAATAGACGATAATTCAACGTTCCGCCACCCAGAGTTTAAAGTGGAATTGCCTCGCGATATGGCTAGGCCTCCCACCGAACTTGAGAAGATAGCGTGGAAGGTGGAGGAGGAGGATTATAGGGGGACCTGCTACTTCGTACAGTTAAATCCAAACATCCACGAAGTTGAGAAAGGAGGCTACATAGCCTTCCACGGTATCGGCGGAGGAGCTTCAATGCTCGCAGCCGACGCCTTAATGAGGAGGGGGCTTAAACTAGCCACCTACGCAGATACTAGTGGGAATCCCGCAGCGTCAAAGGTTTACAGGGCCATAAAGATACTACTATCAATACCCGGGCTTGAAGGCTACTGTTTAGCTGGAGCGGTTCTTGCTAATCAAGAACAATGGTATCACGCTTACGCCCTCGTAAAGGCTCTAAGGGAGGAAGCTAGGTTAAGGCCCGGCTTCCCGGCCTTAATCTTAATAGCTGGAAATAAAGAGCGTGAAACTCATAGGATTATAAGGGAAGGGTTAAAGGACGTACCACTACGTTGGGAGCTTTACGGGCGTGACAACATCTATAACATGGATTTCCTCGCCGATAGAATGATTACGTTAATAAAGGATTATAAGAGGAAACAGGAGACAAGCCCTCCTAAGGAGTATGAAGGGAAGCAGGGCCCCTTAGGCGAACACCTTTCCTTCACATCTCAAACCGGTAAGGTAACCATTAGCCTCGCTAGGTGTATCGCGCCGAAGTGTGGTTTCGCGTGTATAAAAGCGGACAGGTGGTATGGTAGAGCCTGCTTAAAAATAGAGGGCGGAAAACCCGCTTTAACTGGAAGCCCTGAGCAGCTTAAAAGGCTTTGTAATGAGTGTTTAGCATGTGAAGTGGAATGTGAGCTATACGGAGGAAAAGCGATAACCATTGAGCTTCCGCTTCACGGTTTAGACGAGTTCCGAAGGAAGTATCGAGTACCCGTTTAG
- a CDS encoding succinate dehydrogenase/fumarate reductase flavoprotein subunit has protein sequence MEVLSHDLVIVGAGIAGLRAAISASEATGGKLDVAVISKVYPIRSHSVCAQGGTAAVLREGDSFDLHAWDTVVGADFLADQDVVEVFVRRSPREVILIEHWGCPWSRTEDGKMAQRPFGGHSFPRACFAADMTGFHEMHTLYGRANAYGNVTFYNEWMVTSLLVEDNAVKGLTAIELKSGAMQAVKAKAVIMATGGACRIYGFTTYSHTATGDGMAIAYRAGAPLEDMEFVQFHPTALVPSGVLITEGARGEGGYLINVKGERFMKRYAPKKMELAPRDIVARAEEVEVREGRGFKGPWGPYIALDLRHLGEEKIKERLPLIREVSIKLAGIDPVDEPIPIRPAAHYSMGGIRANVKTVTPLRGLYAAGECSCLSLHGANRLGTNSTAECLVFGAIAGEEAAKYAVNSTLGELDVEKLKAEEKRVFDEVLGSEGDERVPSIRSELRSLMDENVGIFRTEEGLKEALKGVRSLKERVRRVRIEDRGRTYNSGLAAALELDFMLDLAEVTVVSALARTESRGAHYRLDYPNRDDKNWLKHTLAYYTVDGPRLDYAPVTITRWTPTARAY, from the coding sequence TTGGAGGTTTTAAGCCACGACTTAGTTATTGTGGGTGCTGGTATTGCGGGTTTACGCGCGGCGATTTCAGCTTCTGAAGCTACTGGTGGTAAGCTTGACGTAGCCGTTATTTCAAAGGTATACCCGATACGATCGCATTCGGTATGTGCTCAAGGGGGTACCGCGGCTGTACTTAGGGAGGGGGATTCCTTTGACCTACACGCGTGGGATACCGTTGTAGGGGCAGACTTCCTAGCTGATCAGGACGTGGTGGAGGTTTTCGTTAGACGGTCTCCTAGGGAGGTAATACTAATTGAGCATTGGGGGTGTCCTTGGAGTAGGACCGAGGACGGTAAAATGGCTCAACGCCCCTTCGGAGGGCATAGCTTCCCGAGGGCTTGCTTCGCGGCCGATATGACCGGGTTCCATGAAATGCATACCCTCTATGGGAGGGCTAACGCCTACGGTAACGTAACGTTCTACAATGAGTGGATGGTTACGTCTCTACTAGTTGAGGATAATGCGGTTAAGGGATTAACGGCTATCGAGCTTAAGTCGGGGGCCATGCAGGCGGTGAAGGCTAAAGCAGTCATTATGGCTACGGGCGGCGCCTGTAGGATATACGGCTTTACCACTTATTCGCATACGGCTACCGGCGATGGGATGGCTATAGCTTATAGGGCTGGAGCACCCCTTGAGGATATGGAGTTCGTTCAATTCCACCCTACAGCCTTAGTTCCTTCAGGCGTCCTTATAACTGAGGGTGCACGCGGAGAAGGAGGCTACCTTATTAACGTTAAGGGTGAACGCTTCATGAAGCGTTACGCCCCTAAAAAGATGGAGTTAGCGCCTAGGGATATAGTTGCAAGGGCTGAAGAAGTTGAGGTTAGGGAGGGGCGTGGGTTTAAGGGTCCTTGGGGGCCCTACATAGCCCTCGACCTTAGACATTTAGGTGAGGAGAAGATAAAGGAGCGATTACCGCTCATAAGGGAGGTATCAATTAAGCTAGCGGGCATAGACCCCGTGGATGAGCCAATACCGATTAGACCCGCTGCGCATTACTCGATGGGCGGGATTAGAGCTAATGTGAAAACCGTTACCCCGCTACGTGGGCTTTACGCGGCCGGTGAATGTTCCTGTTTAAGCCTTCATGGTGCTAATAGGCTTGGTACAAACTCAACAGCTGAATGCCTAGTCTTCGGCGCTATAGCCGGTGAGGAGGCGGCTAAGTACGCGGTTAACTCTACGTTAGGCGAACTAGACGTGGAGAAGTTGAAGGCTGAGGAGAAGAGGGTTTTCGATGAGGTGTTAGGTAGTGAGGGCGATGAAAGGGTGCCGTCTATTAGGAGTGAGCTTCGAAGTTTAATGGATGAGAATGTGGGTATATTTAGGACCGAGGAAGGCCTTAAGGAGGCTTTAAAGGGCGTTAGGAGCCTTAAGGAGAGGGTTAGGAGGGTTAGGATCGAGGATAGGGGGAGAACCTATAACTCCGGCCTTGCCGCTGCCCTAGAGCTGGACTTCATGCTTGACCTAGCGGAGGTTACCGTGGTAAGCGCCCTAGCTCGAACGGAGTCTAGGGGGGCGCACTATAGGCTTGACTATCCTAACCGCGACGATAAGAACTGGTTGAAGCATACCTTAGCCTATTACACCGTGGATGGACCGCGGCTTGACTACGCGCCTGTAACCATAACTAGGTGGACGCCTACGGCTAGAGCCTATTAG